From a single Paenibacillus sp. FSL R5-0345 genomic region:
- a CDS encoding Fur family transcriptional regulator: protein MGSGVQHALEQLKTTGVRITPQRHAILTYLMEAMNHPTADDIYRALEPKFPSMSVATVYNNLKMFMEAGMVRELTYGDSSSRFDANVSDHYHVICQQCGKIEDFSYPSLRDVELHAEQATGFKITGLRMELHGICECCREKQH from the coding sequence ATGGGGAGTGGCGTACAACATGCATTGGAACAATTAAAAACAACAGGTGTCCGTATAACGCCCCAGCGTCATGCGATTCTTACGTATTTAATGGAAGCAATGAATCATCCTACAGCTGACGATATATATCGGGCATTAGAGCCTAAATTTCCGAGCATGAGCGTAGCAACCGTATATAATAATCTCAAGATGTTTATGGAAGCAGGCATGGTTCGTGAGTTGACCTATGGGGATAGCTCCAGTCGTTTTGATGCTAATGTGTCTGATCATTATCATGTTATATGTCAGCAATGCGGTAAGATTGAGGATTTCAGTTATCCTTCACTTAGGGATGTAGAGCTGCATGCTGAGCAAGCTACAGGCTTTAAGATTACAGGATTGCGTATGGAGCTGCATGGAATTTGCGAATGTTGTAGAGAGAAGCAGCATTAG
- a CDS encoding DUF4097 family beta strand repeat-containing protein, with translation MTNDSATFAAQEEQEGSVDLETTENEIQKKIIPPRPKRRPRKRKFIAGLLAALIPGTGHLYFGLLRKGITFIFLILLDISALLYFSSIGMQINVPLLILLALIIPVIYFYNVYDVLQSADKIIRYPEDQELDDPAATVTTSPKRRSIVTEPGISFGFLLLLGGALLILFRQKPAWLQFFIEHYSEVTVAAILLCGGLYIGTREIVRGIVWRKKNEPHNRRVGRYTASVLLIAIAIPLFLDWRDGTDYMLLLLKWWPVIPVLWGIEFLIMYFFSGRSGSVQKGTRIRLDLRGLLSAIVLAVSVFIVAEQEHYLYLWKNVSLNFTAAAVDYGEAKGSKFQKAPIIVPVELNTAKISIDGINGDVLLHRAPVDNIQITTTIWVDQLEGPMAEAISEQSFVDVVEGPTIKITSNSKAYGESGKRQPRMDLDITLPEDRRFNLDVRTMNGGITLQNIEAIEDISLETGNGELILHRVFGNVKGKTLNGAVRARSVQGSVDLSTSGGNMNAWSVTGALKLSTAVGNIGAIGNEAEIDISSKNGNLEIDGARSKLHAESLNGIIDVRSQEVGGDWDIYSAVGDIHLYLPLLGNYKLNGSSGYGDITSDLPSLTIDKKKISGEVGTGEFKVQVEGNSNLNVRGY, from the coding sequence ATGACGAATGACTCTGCAACGTTCGCGGCGCAGGAAGAGCAGGAGGGTTCTGTCGACCTAGAGACTACGGAGAATGAGATACAGAAGAAGATCATTCCTCCGCGTCCGAAACGGCGTCCCCGCAAACGCAAATTTATCGCTGGACTATTGGCAGCTCTCATCCCAGGAACAGGACATTTGTACTTTGGGCTTCTCCGCAAAGGAATAACCTTTATCTTCTTGATTCTATTGGATATTTCGGCGTTACTATATTTTTCATCCATTGGAATGCAGATTAATGTACCGTTACTTATTTTACTTGCACTAATTATTCCGGTGATATATTTCTACAATGTCTATGATGTGCTTCAATCAGCGGACAAGATTATTCGTTACCCTGAAGATCAAGAGCTTGATGATCCTGCGGCAACAGTAACTACATCTCCAAAGCGTCGCAGTATCGTCACTGAACCTGGCATATCCTTTGGATTTCTGCTTCTCTTAGGGGGAGCATTACTCATTCTGTTTCGCCAAAAGCCAGCTTGGCTGCAGTTCTTTATTGAGCATTACTCCGAAGTGACCGTAGCTGCCATTTTATTATGTGGTGGTCTATATATAGGAACGAGAGAGATTGTTAGAGGAATCGTTTGGCGCAAAAAAAATGAGCCTCATAACCGGCGTGTAGGAAGGTATACGGCATCGGTCTTGCTGATTGCTATTGCCATCCCGTTGTTTCTGGATTGGAGAGACGGAACCGATTATATGCTTCTGCTCTTGAAGTGGTGGCCAGTCATCCCAGTGTTATGGGGGATTGAGTTTTTGATCATGTATTTCTTCTCCGGTCGTTCAGGCTCAGTACAAAAGGGAACAAGAATCAGATTGGACTTACGCGGTCTTTTATCTGCTATAGTGCTTGCTGTTAGTGTGTTTATCGTTGCGGAACAAGAGCATTATTTATATCTCTGGAAAAATGTCAGTCTTAACTTTACTGCAGCAGCAGTGGACTATGGCGAGGCTAAGGGCAGCAAATTTCAGAAAGCTCCTATTATAGTTCCCGTCGAATTAAATACGGCCAAAATATCCATTGATGGTATTAATGGTGATGTTTTATTGCACCGTGCTCCAGTAGATAACATTCAAATTACTACTACAATCTGGGTAGATCAATTGGAGGGGCCGATGGCTGAAGCCATTTCGGAACAATCCTTTGTGGATGTTGTTGAAGGACCAACCATAAAAATCACTTCGAATAGTAAGGCGTATGGAGAATCCGGCAAACGTCAGCCGCGAATGGATCTAGACATTACCTTGCCGGAAGATCGTCGGTTTAACCTTGATGTTCGTACAATGAATGGCGGGATCACCCTGCAGAACATAGAAGCGATTGAAGATATTTCACTTGAAACAGGAAATGGAGAACTTATTCTTCATCGTGTCTTTGGTAATGTGAAGGGGAAAACATTGAATGGAGCTGTGCGTGCCAGATCTGTCCAGGGCAGTGTTGATTTATCGACGAGCGGTGGCAACATGAATGCTTGGAGCGTTACAGGGGCTTTGAAATTATCAACGGCAGTTGGCAATATCGGTGCAATCGGGAATGAAGCCGAGATTGATATTTCCAGCAAAAATGGTAATTTAGAGATTGATGGAGCCAGATCGAAGCTGCATGCAGAATCCCTGAATGGCATCATAGATGTTCGTTCACAGGAAGTCGGAGGAGACTGGGATATTTATAGCGCAGTTGGCGATATCCATTTGTATTTGCCGCTTTTAGGGAACTATAAGTTGAATGGCTCTAGTGGATATGGTGATATCACTTCGGATTTACCTAGCTTAACCATTGATAAGAAGAAGATATCTGGTGAAGTGGGCACAGGTGAATTCAAAGTTCAGGTTGAGGGAAACAGCAACTTAAATGTTAGAGGTTATTGA
- a CDS encoding GNAT family N-acetyltransferase has translation MNTIIKLNLQDDNTVNELWSLQHKAYRLEAELIGFREIPPLIETREMLSHSKEDFYGCFDEEEELMGAIAIEEESPGKLTITRMMVGPDFFRRGIASRLLEYVFEHFSGMEQFIVSTGKLNLPAVSLYRKHGFVPTGSQEVAPGVELIDFYRSGSL, from the coding sequence ATGAATACAATTATTAAGCTTAATCTGCAGGATGATAATACCGTTAATGAACTATGGAGCCTCCAGCACAAGGCCTACCGACTGGAAGCGGAGTTAATAGGGTTTCGTGAGATCCCCCCACTTATAGAGACGAGAGAGATGCTCAGCCACTCTAAAGAGGACTTTTATGGCTGCTTCGATGAAGAGGAAGAGCTGATGGGTGCGATTGCTATAGAGGAGGAATCCCCAGGCAAACTCACGATTACACGAATGATGGTAGGTCCGGACTTTTTTCGTAGAGGTATTGCTAGCAGACTCTTGGAATATGTATTCGAACATTTTTCAGGGATGGAGCAATTCATCGTATCTACGGGAAAACTAAACTTGCCTGCTGTTTCTTTGTACAGAAAGCATGGATTTGTGCCTACTGGGTCGCAGGAGGTTGCCCCCGGCGTGGAATTGATTGACTTTTACCGGAGTGGTTCACTTTGA